A DNA window from Arachis hypogaea cultivar Tifrunner chromosome 18, arahy.Tifrunner.gnm2.J5K5, whole genome shotgun sequence contains the following coding sequences:
- the LOC112772842 gene encoding MLP-like protein 43 → MALTGKLSSEIGIHAPAAKFFHLMTKQLDHVQNVCERVHETKLHEGDDWHCVGGSVKHWTYVIDGKVTTCKETVESIDEQNLSASYKLFDGDVSQHYKVFKLSFQVSDKENGGATVKWTIDYEKINDDVEAPYGYMEYFDKCTKDIGSHLVKA, encoded by the exons ATGGCACTAACTGGTAAGCTTAGTAGTGAAATTGGAATCCATGCACCTGCTGCAAAGTTCTTCCATCTCATGACAAAGCAACTAGACCATGTTCAAAACGTTTGTGAAAGAGTGCATGAAACCAAGCTGCATGAAGGTGACGATTGGCACTGTGTTGGTGGTTCAGTTAAACACTGGACATATGTTATAG ACGGTAAGGTTACTACATGTAAGGAGACCGTTGAGTCCATTGATGAGCAGAACCTTTCAGCATCATACAAACTGTTTGACGGAGATGTCAGTCAACATTATAAGGTGTTTAAGCTGAGCTTTCAAGTGAGTGATAAAGAGAATGGAGGTGCCACTGTTAAATGGACTATTGATTATGAGAAGATCAATGATGATGTTGAAGCTCCATATGGCTACATGGAATACTTTGACAAGTGTACTAAAGACATTGGTTCTCATCTTGTTAAGGCATGA